One Planctomycetota bacterium DNA segment encodes these proteins:
- a CDS encoding PhoPQ-activated pathogenicity protein: protein MTRTLPWSLTGVVFTLLIAASARAKEPGAVDSALANYVGQADSSFGWKERRRGDAPNGEWVELTLTSQTWREIPWKHQLFILKPKQLRDSSRALLVIAGGNWKAELEQAARADDKLPGQAMMFMGAAEQLGSAVAVLLQVPQQPLFEGKREDQLISYTFEQYYRTQDDTWPLLLPMVKSATAGMTAIEQFGKREWSLDVKNFTVIGGSKRGWTTWLTAAVDPRVKALAPAVIDMLNMPKQMEHQVATWGKPSEQIRDYTDRGLDKVVRTPAGKLLTQIVDPYSYRDDLKQPKLIILGTNDRYWPLDALNIYWHELLGPKYILYVPNHGHGVSDVERLVGSITALHRQSAGELKLADLSWQYKDADGQLHLHVKSNVPPKSVVAWTSSAATRDFRDARWSSTPMQPAAKTATGEAAGYEFTLPQPKDGFQAIFGEAVFETDRLPYYLSTNVRIVDSAKATAAGE from the coding sequence ATGACGCGCACGCTGCCGTGGAGCTTGACCGGAGTTGTTTTCACGCTGTTGATCGCGGCTTCCGCGCGGGCCAAAGAGCCCGGCGCCGTCGATTCAGCGCTCGCTAACTACGTCGGCCAGGCCGACAGTTCGTTCGGCTGGAAAGAGCGCCGCCGTGGCGACGCCCCCAACGGCGAATGGGTCGAGCTGACGCTCACGTCGCAGACCTGGCGTGAGATTCCCTGGAAGCACCAGCTCTTTATCCTGAAGCCCAAGCAATTGCGCGACAGTTCGCGGGCGCTGCTGGTGATTGCCGGCGGCAACTGGAAGGCTGAACTCGAACAGGCCGCGCGGGCCGATGACAAGCTGCCCGGCCAGGCCATGATGTTCATGGGAGCGGCCGAACAACTGGGCTCGGCCGTGGCGGTGCTGTTGCAGGTGCCGCAGCAACCGTTGTTCGAAGGCAAACGCGAAGACCAGTTGATCTCGTACACTTTCGAGCAGTATTACCGCACCCAGGATGACACCTGGCCGCTGCTGTTGCCGATGGTCAAAAGCGCCACGGCCGGCATGACCGCCATCGAGCAATTCGGTAAGCGCGAGTGGTCGCTCGACGTCAAGAACTTCACGGTCATCGGCGGTTCGAAGCGCGGCTGGACCACGTGGTTGACTGCGGCGGTCGATCCGCGCGTCAAGGCGCTCGCGCCGGCCGTGATCGACATGCTGAACATGCCCAAGCAGATGGAGCACCAGGTCGCCACCTGGGGCAAACCTTCCGAGCAGATTCGCGACTACACCGACCGCGGGCTCGACAAGGTCGTGCGCACGCCGGCGGGGAAACTGTTGACCCAGATCGTCGACCCGTACAGCTATCGCGACGATTTGAAGCAGCCCAAGCTGATCATCCTGGGGACCAATGACCGGTACTGGCCGCTCGACGCCTTGAACATCTACTGGCACGAACTGCTCGGGCCAAAGTACATCCTCTACGTGCCAAATCACGGTCACGGCGTGAGCGACGTCGAGCGACTGGTCGGCTCGATCACGGCGCTGCATCGGCAAAGCGCGGGCGAGTTGAAATTGGCCGACCTGAGCTGGCAGTACAAAGACGCCGACGGTCAGCTTCATCTGCATGTGAAGAGCAACGTGCCGCCCAAGAGCGTCGTGGCCTGGACCTCGTCGGCAGCGACACGCGATTTCCGTGACGCACGCTGGTCGAGCACACCCATGCAGCCGGCCGCCAAGACGGCCACCGGAGAAGCGGCCGGTTACGAGTTCACCCTGCCACAGCCAAAGGACGGCTTTCAAGCGATCTTTGGCGAGGCGGTGTTCGAGACCGATCGCTTGCCGTATTACCTGTCGACGAACGTGAGGATCGTCGATAGCGCGAAGGCGACGGCGGCGGGCGAATAG
- a CDS encoding phosphoadenylyl-sulfate reductase gives MSQAAFHLTSIQPLVKLTVFPPPATNETAAKAPPTNDGRVVPTVPTPASAGVDLGWLAAESALLEGATPRDIVAWAVKHFHPGLTMATAFGPEGMVIIHYLAEIDRTVPVFNLDTGYQFKETLELRDRVAQRYGIDVELKQPESTVTEYEAANGGPLYKSNPDQCCFDRKIRVLYQAAAGQKAWMSGIRRDQSNDRAVAPIVGWDKKFGLVKISPLANWTKQDVWRLITKEDIPYNALHDQGYTSIGCWPCTRAVMFGEDERAGRWSGSAKTECGLHVQG, from the coding sequence ATGAGTCAAGCGGCGTTTCACCTTACGTCAATCCAACCACTCGTAAAACTGACTGTGTTTCCTCCCCCTGCCACCAACGAGACCGCCGCGAAAGCCCCCCCAACCAATGACGGCCGGGTGGTTCCCACCGTGCCGACGCCCGCTTCGGCTGGGGTTGATTTGGGCTGGCTGGCGGCCGAAAGCGCCCTGCTCGAAGGGGCCACCCCGCGTGACATCGTCGCCTGGGCGGTGAAGCACTTCCACCCGGGCCTGACGATGGCCACGGCCTTTGGCCCCGAGGGAATGGTCATCATCCATTACCTGGCCGAGATCGATCGCACCGTGCCGGTCTTTAACCTGGACACCGGTTATCAATTCAAGGAAACGCTCGAACTCCGCGACCGCGTCGCCCAGCGGTACGGCATTGATGTCGAACTGAAGCAGCCCGAGTCGACCGTGACCGAGTACGAAGCGGCGAACGGCGGGCCGCTGTACAAGTCGAATCCGGACCAATGCTGCTTCGACCGCAAGATTCGCGTTTTGTATCAGGCGGCCGCCGGCCAGAAAGCCTGGATGAGTGGCATCCGCCGCGACCAGAGCAACGACCGAGCCGTGGCGCCGATTGTCGGCTGGGACAAGAAATTCGGTCTGGTCAAAATCAGCCCGCTAGCTAACTGGACCAAGCAGGACGTTTGGCGGCTGATCACCAAGGAAGACATTCCGTACAACGCGCTGCACGACCAGGGCTACACCAGCATTGGCTGCTGGCCCTGCACTCGGGCCGTGATGTTCGGCGAAGACGAACGCGCCGGCCGCTGGAGCGGCAGCGCCAAGACCGAATGCGGCCTGCATGTGCAAGGATGA
- a CDS encoding MFS transporter, whose product MPTRDSLRRALGLGHWNGVLWAAGNALTSGSLVTYLSLDLGAQAGELSWLLASQALAGMLRFAAPALITSFGSARRACLWLTLSSYALIALLPVATVVDSPLRYLPHVQTIIVLLCVHQALEALGTVALWDWWSRIVPARVRGRYFSRRNVWQLLAIIPLAWASGYFVDTWRERYPEAMVWAYGLVTAVGVLLLLASLVPLWFMPEATAYAERRRQELAPAERGNIWRALTSSVFWPLLAFGCTCSLVNGLTQAAQGVYPKEVLKVSLAQQTLFVALMRFGQMGYSIWFGSFSDRFGLRPGLIASQVAQAAGLLFFVLSRPGDTVWLYGAWLAWSAFAGINIGVPVLMLKLAPRGQAAAWFGVYHGLAGVCYASATIAGGKIVDALRDRFGVEPCGPLPLTFFGYLFLAGWIARTMTAGWLALVREPEAWTWRQIVRTYDSRSGPRDISLKGQNVDESA is encoded by the coding sequence TTGCCGACTCGCGACTCGCTCCGTCGTGCGCTCGGCCTGGGGCATTGGAACGGCGTGCTGTGGGCCGCGGGGAACGCGCTCACCAGCGGGTCGCTGGTCACGTATCTGTCGCTCGATCTGGGAGCCCAGGCGGGCGAACTGAGCTGGTTGCTGGCCAGCCAGGCCTTGGCTGGCATGCTCCGCTTTGCCGCGCCGGCGTTGATTACGAGCTTTGGTTCGGCGCGCCGAGCGTGCCTCTGGCTGACGTTATCGAGCTACGCGCTGATCGCCCTGTTGCCGGTGGCCACGGTGGTGGACTCGCCGCTGCGGTATTTGCCACACGTCCAGACCATCATCGTCCTGTTGTGCGTTCACCAGGCGTTGGAAGCTTTGGGAACGGTTGCGCTGTGGGACTGGTGGTCGAGGATCGTGCCGGCGCGCGTGCGGGGACGATACTTCTCGCGGCGCAATGTCTGGCAACTGCTGGCCATCATTCCGCTGGCCTGGGCGAGCGGCTACTTCGTCGACACTTGGCGGGAGCGATACCCCGAGGCGATGGTTTGGGCCTACGGGCTGGTGACGGCCGTGGGGGTACTGTTGCTGCTGGCCTCGCTGGTCCCTTTATGGTTCATGCCCGAGGCGACGGCGTACGCCGAGCGGCGTCGTCAGGAGTTGGCGCCCGCCGAGCGCGGAAACATTTGGCGCGCGCTTACGTCGTCGGTCTTTTGGCCGTTGTTGGCGTTTGGCTGCACCTGCTCGCTGGTCAATGGACTGACGCAAGCGGCGCAAGGCGTCTATCCCAAGGAAGTTCTCAAGGTGTCGCTGGCTCAGCAGACGTTGTTTGTCGCGTTGATGCGGTTTGGCCAAATGGGTTATAGCATCTGGTTCGGTTCGTTCAGTGATCGGTTCGGACTCCGGCCTGGCCTGATCGCCAGCCAAGTCGCGCAAGCCGCCGGGCTGTTGTTTTTTGTCCTCTCGCGGCCGGGGGATACGGTGTGGCTATACGGCGCTTGGCTGGCCTGGTCGGCGTTTGCTGGCATCAACATCGGCGTGCCGGTGTTGATGTTGAAACTGGCCCCGCGCGGACAGGCGGCCGCCTGGTTCGGCGTCTACCACGGACTGGCCGGCGTCTGTTACGCCTCGGCGACGATCGCTGGCGGGAAAATAGTTGACGCGCTGCGGGACCGCTTCGGAGTAGAACCGTGCGGCCCCCTGCCGTTGACGTTTTTTGGATACCTGTTCCTGGCCGGCTGGATTGCGCGTACCATGACCGCGGGCTGGCTGGCGCTGGTGCGCGAGCCGGAGGCTTGGACCTGGAGGCAAATCGTCCGAACTTATGACTCTCGATCAGGGCCACGAGACATCTCGCTGAAAGGCCAGAACGTCGACGAGTCCGCTTAG
- a CDS encoding DUF542 domain-containing protein, with product MTTCDLDTSVPDWVIEHPETWPCFQRLGIDYSCGGKSLAYACRERGLDAAMVLQELLRCLNNPGHT from the coding sequence ATGACCACGTGCGACCTGGATACGTCGGTCCCCGATTGGGTGATCGAGCATCCCGAGACATGGCCGTGCTTTCAGCGACTGGGCATCGACTACTCTTGCGGTGGTAAGTCATTGGCGTATGCGTGTCGAGAGCGAGGCTTGGATGCCGCGATGGTGCTGCAAGAACTGCTTCGTTGCCTGAACAACCCGGGGCACACCTGA
- a CDS encoding nitric-oxide reductase large subunit has protein sequence MRRLWIAFTLVMVVSFLILGWIGTRIYQEMPPLPAKVVSSDGAVLIDDGEIQAGQNVWQSLGGMEVGSVWGHGSYVAPDWTADWLHREATFILDHWATTEFGAEYAKLDGERQAQLQGRLAKVMRTNTYDPGTKTITLPPIRAEAFQANLKHYSDVFANGKAEYAIPKDAVSDPDRLKKLSAFFFWTSWAASTNRANAEISYTHNWPYEPLVGNRATGETVVWTGMSIIMLLAGISAMVWWHAARKSEEETAALPEADPLGQWVATPSQRATIKYFWVVAALILLQMLLGVVTAHYGVEGDGFYGIPLSKWLPYSVSRTWHVQIGLFWIATAWLAAGLFIGPLVSEHEPKGQRLGVNILFLALLIVVAGSLTGQWLSVQNKLSDNVSFYFGHQGYEYVDLGRVWQLALFAGLLLWFALMVRVLLPALRRTGEQKQLVTLLAVASAAIALFYGAGLTWGQHSHLSIVEYWRWWVVHLWVEGFFEVFATTVIAFFFMRLGLIGPGIAAAAALLSATIFLSGGIIGTCHHLYFSGTPTVALAWGSVFSALEVVPLTLVGFDAMEDLRRSRLTPWVRRYKWPIYFFVSVAFWNMIGAGLFGFMINPPIALYYMQGLNTTPLHGHAALFGVYGMLGIGLMLVCLRALIPGQEWKDGGLRFSFWALNGGLMAMCLLSLLPVGLMQTWASVEHGYWYARSPEFMQTPVMQNLRWLRVPGDTVFFLGAVALVWFVVGLKTGHSFRKTETR, from the coding sequence ATGCGACGACTCTGGATCGCCTTTACCCTTGTGATGGTCGTTTCCTTTCTGATCCTCGGCTGGATCGGCACTCGCATCTATCAGGAGATGCCGCCACTGCCCGCTAAGGTCGTGTCCAGCGATGGTGCGGTGCTGATTGACGACGGCGAAATCCAAGCGGGGCAAAACGTCTGGCAGTCGCTCGGCGGGATGGAAGTCGGCTCGGTGTGGGGCCACGGCAGCTATGTTGCCCCGGACTGGACGGCGGATTGGCTACACCGGGAAGCGACTTTCATTCTCGACCACTGGGCGACGACGGAGTTTGGCGCGGAATACGCCAAGCTCGACGGCGAACGGCAGGCCCAGCTTCAAGGCCGCTTGGCGAAAGTAATGAGGACGAACACCTACGATCCGGGCACGAAGACGATCACTCTGCCGCCGATTCGCGCCGAGGCGTTTCAGGCGAATCTCAAACACTACTCGGACGTGTTCGCCAACGGCAAAGCCGAGTACGCGATCCCCAAGGATGCCGTCTCCGATCCCGACCGGCTAAAGAAGCTGTCCGCCTTCTTCTTTTGGACTTCGTGGGCGGCATCCACCAACCGCGCCAATGCCGAGATTAGCTATACGCACAACTGGCCGTATGAGCCGCTGGTCGGGAACCGGGCCACGGGCGAAACGGTCGTCTGGACCGGCATGAGCATCATCATGCTCTTGGCGGGCATCTCGGCAATGGTGTGGTGGCACGCCGCCCGCAAAAGCGAAGAGGAAACGGCGGCGCTCCCCGAAGCCGATCCATTGGGCCAATGGGTTGCCACGCCATCGCAGCGGGCAACCATCAAGTATTTCTGGGTCGTGGCGGCACTCATTTTGTTGCAGATGTTGCTCGGCGTCGTGACGGCCCACTATGGCGTCGAGGGAGACGGGTTCTACGGCATCCCGCTCTCGAAGTGGCTGCCCTACAGCGTCAGTCGGACGTGGCACGTTCAGATCGGTCTGTTCTGGATTGCGACCGCGTGGCTGGCGGCGGGCTTGTTCATCGGCCCACTCGTGAGCGAACACGAGCCGAAGGGCCAACGGCTTGGCGTCAACATCCTCTTTCTGGCACTTCTGATTGTCGTCGCGGGATCGCTGACCGGGCAATGGTTGAGTGTGCAAAACAAGCTGTCGGACAACGTGTCGTTCTACTTCGGCCACCAGGGATACGAGTACGTCGATCTGGGGCGGGTGTGGCAACTCGCTCTGTTCGCTGGCTTGTTGCTCTGGTTCGCCTTGATGGTTCGAGTATTACTCCCCGCTCTGCGGCGGACTGGCGAGCAGAAGCAACTGGTAACGCTCCTGGCCGTGGCGAGCGCCGCCATCGCCCTGTTCTACGGCGCCGGTCTGACTTGGGGCCAACACTCCCACCTGTCGATCGTTGAATACTGGCGCTGGTGGGTCGTCCACCTGTGGGTGGAGGGCTTCTTCGAGGTCTTCGCCACGACGGTCATCGCCTTCTTCTTCATGCGATTGGGACTGATCGGACCCGGCATCGCGGCGGCGGCGGCATTGCTCTCGGCGACGATCTTCCTGTCGGGGGGCATCATCGGAACGTGTCACCACCTGTATTTCTCTGGCACGCCCACGGTCGCCCTGGCTTGGGGATCGGTGTTCAGCGCCCTCGAAGTCGTGCCACTGACGCTCGTGGGTTTCGACGCGATGGAAGACCTGCGGCGGTCTCGGCTCACGCCCTGGGTGCGGCGGTACAAGTGGCCGATCTACTTCTTCGTCTCCGTGGCGTTTTGGAACATGATCGGGGCCGGGCTGTTCGGCTTCATGATTAACCCGCCCATCGCCCTGTACTACATGCAGGGCCTCAACACGACGCCGTTGCACGGTCACGCCGCCCTGTTCGGTGTCTATGGCATGCTCGGCATCGGGCTGATGCTCGTCTGCCTCCGCGCGTTGATTCCGGGACAAGAGTGGAAAGATGGGGGGTTAAGGTTTTCGTTTTGGGCGCTCAACGGGGGATTGATGGCGATGTGTCTCCTGAGCCTGTTGCCGGTCGGTCTGATGCAGACCTGGGCTTCGGTGGAGCACGGCTACTGGTACGCGCGGAGCCCCGAGTTCATGCAGACGCCCGTAATGCAAAACCTCCGCTGGCTACGAGTGCCGGGCGATACCGTGTTTTTTCTCGGCGCCGTCGCCCTGGTTTGGTTCGTGGTGGGGTTGAAAACAGGGCATTCGTTTCGCAAGACGGAGACGCGATGA
- a CDS encoding carbon-nitrogen hydrolase family protein, producing MRCTLVGRRAHLAVWCAAIVPLALGVLATSTRAADELLSEVAAVDGWQAMTPRRELAPQFSSARNGEQLALSIKSDAREGLDGYWTRRFQVTGGQWHRFSTWRQVAEVESPRRSAMVRVIWRDANDKLVPIGPESNTTFQPHTHPTAFAEHPTDGATKDGWTEVAGTYLAPPKATQAIVELHLRWAPSGSITWREANLAPSSAPAGRKVRLASIHYMPRDGQSPADNCRQFVPLVEQAAQQRADLVVLGETITIVNNGYKDRIADAAEPVPGPTTDYFGQLAKRHNLYIVVGLYERADHLIYNVAVLLGPDGGIVGKYRKVMLPREEVEKGIAPGHEYPVFDTRFGKLGMMVCYDAFFPEVARHLSNRGAEVIALPVWGCNPTLAAARAIENHIYLVSSTYMQPTDNWMRSGIWDHCGRLLAEGNQGGSVVLAEVDLDERTYWPSLGDFRSRLPRERAED from the coding sequence ATGCGCTGCACGCTTGTCGGTCGGCGTGCGCACCTTGCTGTCTGGTGCGCGGCGATTGTTCCTTTGGCTCTCGGCGTGCTGGCGACCTCGACACGCGCGGCCGATGAACTGCTAAGCGAAGTGGCCGCGGTCGATGGCTGGCAAGCCATGACGCCGCGCCGCGAGCTAGCGCCGCAGTTCAGTAGCGCCCGTAACGGCGAGCAACTTGCCCTGTCGATCAAAAGCGACGCGCGCGAAGGGCTCGACGGTTATTGGACGCGCCGCTTCCAGGTGACCGGCGGGCAGTGGCACCGCTTCTCGACCTGGCGACAAGTAGCCGAGGTTGAATCGCCACGGCGCAGCGCCATGGTCCGCGTTATCTGGCGCGACGCCAACGATAAGCTCGTCCCCATTGGCCCGGAATCGAATACGACATTTCAGCCTCACACGCACCCGACCGCCTTTGCCGAACACCCGACCGATGGCGCGACCAAGGACGGCTGGACCGAAGTGGCCGGAACTTATCTGGCCCCGCCGAAGGCGACGCAGGCAATCGTCGAACTGCACCTGCGCTGGGCGCCCAGTGGTTCGATCACCTGGCGTGAAGCGAACCTCGCGCCGTCGAGCGCTCCGGCCGGGCGCAAAGTCCGGCTGGCGTCGATCCATTACATGCCCCGCGATGGGCAATCACCCGCCGACAACTGCCGGCAGTTTGTTCCGCTTGTAGAACAAGCCGCCCAACAGCGCGCCGACCTGGTCGTGTTGGGCGAAACGATCACGATCGTCAACAACGGCTACAAGGACCGTATCGCCGACGCCGCCGAGCCGGTCCCGGGGCCAACGACCGATTATTTCGGCCAGTTGGCCAAGCGGCACAACTTGTACATCGTCGTCGGCTTGTACGAACGGGCCGATCATTTGATCTACAACGTCGCGGTCCTGCTGGGGCCCGACGGCGGGATCGTCGGCAAGTACCGCAAGGTGATGCTCCCGCGCGAGGAAGTCGAAAAGGGGATCGCGCCAGGACACGAGTATCCGGTGTTCGACACGCGGTTCGGCAAGCTGGGAATGATGGTCTGCTACGACGCGTTCTTTCCCGAGGTGGCGCGGCATTTGAGCAATCGCGGCGCCGAAGTCATCGCCTTGCCGGTCTGGGGCTGCAACCCGACGTTGGCGGCCGCCCGGGCCATCGAGAATCACATCTATCTGGTGAGCAGCACGTACATGCAGCCGACCGACAACTGGATGCGCTCGGGCATCTGGGACCATTGCGGCCGATTGCTCGCCGAAGGCAACCAAGGGGGCTCGGTCGTGTTGGCCGAAGTCGATCTCGACGAGCGGACCTATTGGCCCAGCCTGGGTGACTTCCGCTCGCGCCTGCCACGCGAACGCGCCGAGGATTGA
- a CDS encoding rhamnulokinase has translation MAEQVYLAIDLGASGGRVFAGRFDGSRLALDELHRFEHGGIQAGGGLYWNSLGLWQQIVEGLRAAHARYGAAIRSIGVDTWGVDYGLLDARDELLGQPRCYRDRRTTGVMQRVLEQVPREEVFRQTGVQFMGINTLYQLVAMRQQRSPQLDMAKTFLMMPDLINWLLTGVKSCEATNASTTQCFNPTTHDWARDLLGKLDIPTEMFLPVTEPGSRLGKLRPEVADETGLADVEVVAPGTHDTASAVVAVPAASKPGARPDWCYISSGTWSLMGVETPGPVLTDACLRWNFTNEGGVGRTIRLLKNITGLWLAQECRRVWRQKGKNLSWDELTRLAEAAPALASVIDPDAAEFQAPGDMPEAVRAYCRRTGQAVPTDEGGVFRACLEGIAHRYRYVLGALESLTEGRIETIHVVGGGTQNKQLCQATADACQRPVVAGPVEATVIGNVMVQAMSAGAVGSVAEAREVVGRSFALEHYAPRASAPWDAAYERFLKVAVR, from the coding sequence ATGGCAGAGCAAGTTTATCTGGCGATTGATCTCGGAGCCTCGGGGGGGCGCGTCTTCGCCGGGCGGTTCGATGGCAGCCGGCTGGCGCTCGACGAGTTGCACCGCTTCGAGCACGGGGGCATTCAAGCCGGCGGCGGGCTTTACTGGAACAGCCTCGGGCTGTGGCAGCAGATTGTCGAAGGCCTGCGCGCGGCTCACGCCCGCTATGGCGCCGCCATTCGCAGTATTGGCGTCGACACCTGGGGAGTCGACTACGGGCTGCTCGACGCCCGCGACGAGCTGCTGGGCCAGCCGCGCTGTTACCGTGACCGGCGCACGACGGGGGTGATGCAGCGCGTGTTGGAACAGGTGCCGCGCGAGGAAGTCTTTCGCCAGACCGGCGTCCAGTTCATGGGCATCAACACGCTGTATCAACTGGTCGCCATGCGCCAGCAGCGCTCGCCCCAATTGGATATGGCCAAGACGTTCTTGATGATGCCTGACCTGATCAACTGGCTGTTGACGGGTGTGAAGTCGTGCGAAGCGACGAATGCTTCGACGACACAGTGCTTCAATCCGACGACGCACGATTGGGCCCGCGACCTGCTGGGCAAGCTCGACATCCCGACCGAGATGTTTCTGCCCGTGACCGAACCAGGAAGCCGGCTGGGCAAGCTCCGCCCCGAAGTGGCCGATGAAACCGGCTTGGCCGATGTCGAGGTGGTGGCCCCCGGTACGCACGACACCGCCAGCGCTGTCGTGGCGGTGCCGGCGGCCTCGAAGCCCGGCGCGCGACCTGACTGGTGTTACATCAGTTCGGGAACCTGGTCCTTGATGGGGGTCGAAACGCCGGGGCCGGTGCTGACCGACGCTTGCTTGCGCTGGAACTTCACGAACGAAGGGGGCGTCGGCCGCACGATCCGGCTCTTGAAGAACATCACGGGGCTGTGGCTGGCCCAGGAGTGTCGCCGCGTCTGGCGGCAAAAGGGAAAAAACCTGTCGTGGGACGAGCTGACGCGACTGGCCGAAGCCGCGCCGGCGCTGGCCAGTGTGATCGATCCCGACGCCGCCGAGTTTCAGGCTCCCGGCGACATGCCCGAGGCGGTGCGGGCCTATTGCCGCCGCACCGGCCAGGCAGTTCCAACGGACGAAGGGGGCGTCTTCCGGGCGTGCCTGGAAGGGATCGCCCATCGCTACCGATATGTCTTGGGAGCGCTCGAAAGCCTGACCGAAGGACGGATCGAAACGATTCACGTCGTCGGTGGCGGAACGCAGAACAAACAGCTTTGCCAGGCCACGGCCGACGCCTGCCAGCGCCCCGTCGTGGCCGGGCCGGTCGAAGCGACGGTGATCGGCAACGTGATGGTCCAAGCCATGTCGGCAGGCGCGGTCGGCTCGGTGGCCGAGGCCCGCGAGGTGGTGGGCCGGAGCTTCGCGCTGGAACACTACGCGCCGCGCGCCAGCGCCCCATGGGACGCCGCGTACGAGCGGTTCCTGAAAGTCGCCGTGCGGTAA
- a CDS encoding TfoX/Sxy family protein, with protein MPFSESLAERVRQQLRATRGVVEKRMFGGLVFLLNGNMLVCVWHVSLIARVGPGEHAAALAEPHVKPFDVGGRTMRGWALVEPEGVDTDRQLRAWLDRALAFVEALPAK; from the coding sequence ATGCCGTTCAGCGAATCACTTGCCGAGCGCGTGCGACAGCAGTTGCGAGCCACGCGCGGCGTGGTCGAAAAGCGCATGTTCGGCGGGCTGGTGTTCCTGCTCAACGGCAACATGCTGGTGTGCGTTTGGCACGTGTCGCTGATCGCGCGCGTGGGGCCCGGCGAGCACGCGGCCGCGCTCGCCGAGCCGCACGTCAAACCATTCGACGTGGGGGGCCGGACGATGCGCGGCTGGGCGCTGGTCGAGCCCGAGGGCGTCGACACCGATCGGCAATTGCGCGCCTGGCTCGATCGCGCGCTGGCGTTCGTCGAAGCATTGCCTGCCAAGTAA
- a CDS encoding MerR family transcriptional regulator codes for MKTMRIGEVAKLSGTGIETIRFYEREGLLLEPERRPSGYRQYDEASVERLNYIRRAKELGFTLAEIRELLQLSFVASHCEHIRQRAETKITDIEQKIRSLRQMKRSLGKIVEHCRTKGATEDCPLVHQVKKWPAE; via the coding sequence ATGAAGACCATGAGAATCGGCGAGGTCGCCAAACTCTCGGGAACCGGGATCGAGACGATCCGATTCTATGAGCGGGAAGGACTGCTGCTGGAGCCGGAACGCCGCCCGTCCGGCTACCGGCAGTACGACGAGGCGAGCGTCGAACGATTGAACTACATCAGACGGGCCAAGGAACTCGGCTTCACGCTGGCCGAGATCCGGGAGCTTCTGCAGTTGTCGTTCGTCGCCTCGCACTGCGAACACATTCGCCAGCGGGCCGAGACAAAGATCACCGACATCGAACAGAAGATACGCAGCCTGCGACAAATGAAACGGTCGCTCGGCAAGATCGTGGAACATTGCCGAACGAAGGGCGCAACTGAGGATTGCCCGCTGGTTCACCAGGTGAAGAAGTGGCCGGCGGAATAA
- a CDS encoding Rrf2 family transcriptional regulator, translated as MKVSAKTEYACLAMLELAASYGSGQPVQIRRIADRHGIPSRFLVQILLQLKGSGFVNSTRGAAGGYELVRSPRQITLADVVSAIEGPDESSSAVNSDAAAARVLRNCWQEVTAAEKRMLADISLSDLAERVRRQAEPMYYI; from the coding sequence ATGAAAGTCTCCGCCAAAACCGAATACGCTTGTCTGGCGATGCTCGAATTGGCGGCCAGCTATGGCTCGGGCCAGCCGGTGCAGATTCGTCGCATTGCCGATCGGCATGGCATCCCGTCCCGGTTTCTGGTGCAGATTCTGCTGCAACTCAAGGGGTCGGGCTTCGTCAACAGCACGCGCGGCGCCGCTGGCGGTTACGAGCTGGTCCGCTCGCCGCGGCAAATCACCTTGGCCGACGTCGTTAGCGCCATCGAAGGCCCCGACGAATCGTCGTCGGCCGTCAATTCCGACGCCGCTGCCGCCCGGGTGCTGCGGAATTGTTGGCAGGAAGTGACGGCCGCTGAAAAACGCATGCTGGCCGACATCTCGCTTTCGGATCTAGCCGAAAGGGTTCGCCGTCAGGCGGAACCGATGTATTATATCTGA